The DNA segment CAGTGCCGCGCCTCTTCTGAGTCTCGATAGAAGTATCGGAGGCATCGTTGAACTCCCCAAGAGAAATGGGAATTGGCACACTGGGGTCCGGGAAGAAGCCCTGGCTGAGGCCCTGGGAGAGCTTGCCGAGGAAGTCTGGGTCGTTGGGAGCAGGTGGGCAGTCGCAGGGGATGAGCTTCTGGTTGGCGCCGACACAGCTTCCGACTTGGATGGTGTCCCGGCCATCACCGGCCTTGACACCAAAGTCCTGAGGAATGACGGCCGGGTTGACGCCGCCTTGGCGCGGGACGTGGACCAGGGCagaggccgaggcggcgaggagggagagaacAAAAGTGGCCTGCATTTTGAGAGAGTGGTGAAGTGGTTGTCGTCGAGACTGTTTGTAAATTGGTAGTGGCTGTAAAAAGGGAATGGCAAGGGTCCGGCCCAAGAATCAGAAGACGATGGTGAATGGAAGGAAAGACTGCG comes from the Podospora pseudocomata strain CBS 415.72m chromosome 5, whole genome shotgun sequence genome and includes:
- a CDS encoding hypothetical protein (EggNog:ENOG503P8YZ), with product MQATFVLSLLAASASALVHVPRQGGVNPAVIPQDFGVKAGDGRDTIQVGSCVGANQKLIPCDCPPAPNDPDFLGKLSQGLSQGFFPDPSVPIPISLGEFNDASDTSIETQKRRGTAMIQVLQSLNGAKGSGCPGVAAPNLVKLQQTGQIGAGSVGNAGK